TATTTTGCCCTGAGCCGCCTCCAGCAGTCCTAACTTTATGTCATTGGCCCGATATTCAATGCCGTACAAATACCTGGAAAGTTTGCCCGTACCATCGGTCAGCATGATTACGGCCGGGTGCGCGTACTGATTTTTTTCTTCCACAAAAAAGTATTGGAAGCCCACGGCATCGGCCAGGCGCTTTACTTCCTTCTCTTCTCCTACCAAAAATTCCCAGCCGTCGCTATCCGGCGGTTCCTGCAATCTTTTGAGCATACTTTCCTTTTTTTGCAGCGCATCCTGAGGCGTGTCGCGCGGATCAATGCTAATGGTCAGTACCCGATAATCTTCTCCGAACTTTAAGCGCACGCTGTATAAAGCCCGCGTCACGCCATCCAGAACCAGGTTGCAAAGCATAGGGCAATGGTAATAGGCCAGAATCAAAACCACCGGTTTTTCGCCATCGTAATAGTCTTTTAACTGATGCGTCTGCCCCTGCGAATCAATCAGCTTCACATCCAGCGGAATTTGAGCGCCCAGATGTTCGATGACGTCAATTTTATTTAACTCCGGATCGCTGGTGCGCACCACCTGCCCCGTTGCGGCCTGCACGCTCAAAATCAGCAAAAACACAATTTGTATGAATGTTGACATTTTATTTTTCTTCCTTTTGTTTTGCATAGGCCTCGTCGGCCAGAATTTTCATCGCTCTTTCGATGGGGATGCGATAGATCCCTTTAGTGTAATCCAACAATTCGTAGCTATTCAAAATCTGTTCCTCCTGGGCGCGCAGTTCTAATAATTCCGTCGATTGTTTATTTAAGATAATATCGTATTCCAGTTGCCGCGAGTAATAGGTAAAATATTCATTCACACCGACGATAATGGCGCCCAGGAGCACCATAATCATAATGGTGTAAGCAATTATCTTATTGACATTCGCATCGCTTTTTTCGTATCCGTTGCCAGTATTATTTTGCATGCTTTTTAAAGCTCCTCTTTTAACTATTCACAAAGGTGATTGATTTTTGCAAATTGGGATCGCCCACAGGCAGCACCGGATTGGACCTCAGGCGCATCCAGTAAAGCATCAGAAAAAAAGCCGCGAATCCGACAAACAGGGTTAAGTCCATCCAGGAAAGACGAATACCCTGCGGATGTAAAACAGGGACGGCATTCCAGTAAAGATCCACCCAGTGCCCAAACAGGGTCCAGAGGGCAATAAATTGCAAAAAGCGCACGTTGCGTTTGGCCGCCCGGCTCATCAATCCCAGAAACGGCACCAGAAAGTTGCCAAATACCAGAAACAGCCCAAAGACTTTCCAGCTCCCTTCCCAGCGTTTAAGATAAAAAACGGTTTCTTCCGGGATATTGGCGTACCAGATCAAAAAGTATTGAGAAAAAGCCATGTAGCCCCAGAAGATGGTAAACGACATTAACAGCTTGGCCAGATCGTGATAGTGTTCAACAGTGATCTGTTCGGTTAACACCTTTTTACGATGCAGCGCGGCAATGGCCAGAATGATAAAGGCCAGGGCGGCCACAAAACCGCCGGAGAAAATATAAAGACCATAGATGGTTGAATACCATTCCGGTTGTAGCGACATCAGCCAGTCAAAGGCGGCAAAAGTGATGGTCAGGGCAAACAGCACCATGCCCAGGGCAGAAACTTTGCGCATTTTCTGGATTTGCTCAACGCCGCCCAGTTTGTCCTGTTCCAGAGAGGTTTTGTACAATTTACGCGCCACCAGGTACCAGACCAGAAAGTAAACGGTCGATCGAATGGCAAAAAACGGAATGTTTAAATAGGCGGTCTTGGCCTGTAAAACGTGATGGGCAGCCACCACCTCAGGGTGCGTCCATTCGTACAGATGATGCATGCCCAACAAAATGGGAATAAATCCCAGCGCCAGTAGGGGCACGCTCATCATAACCGCTTCGCTGATGCGGCGCAACACAATGCCCCAAACCGTACCTGTAAGGTGGCTGAGCATAACAAAAAACATGGCGCCCAATCCGACCGATACCCAAAATACCCAGGCAACCAGATAAGAAAAAAAGAACTGTCGGGAATCCACAAAAAGCCCGATCAAACTTATGCCAAAAGCCACGGCGCCAACGATTAACATCTGCCTGTTAAAAACCCCTTTGTCCTTAAGCGAAAACGTTTGATTATCCATGTGCATCATTTTCCATTCTCTACTTTATTTTATCTCTTAATTCTTCGGGAACATCTTTAATGGTGGCATGCTGGGAGCGCTGCAAAGCTCTGAAATAAGCAACAATAGCCCAGCGATCTTTGACGGGAATCTGATGTTTGTAAGCCGGCATATTGCGAATGCCGTTGCTGATTACATCAAAAATATGCCCGTCGGCGTAGGCCCTTATGTTGTCCTGATGAAAAGAGGGCGGCGGCGGAAATCCTCTTTTGACCACCATTCCCAGACCGTCGCCCACACGACTGTGGCAGGGCGCGCAGTAGATATTGTATCGTTCCTGCCCACGTTTGAGCAGGGCCAGGTTCACAGCCTCCGGGATGTAATCGATCGGTTTTCCGTTTTCATCTTTACCTGTAAAATATTCCTCGTTTTCATGGTATTCGCCACGGGCTACCGTTCCCGGCACCGGAACGCGCATGGCAGAACCGTCGGTAAAAAACCGGTTTTCCTCCTGAGCTTTGAACTTAGGCTGATCGTCCATATCCGGCACAGGATGGATGGGCGGTTTTTCAGATATCTGCCCCCGGCAACCCAACAGCAACACAAACATGAAAAGTCCGATTATCCAACTAAGCTTTTTCATCGTCTTCCGCCTCTTCCGTGATTAATTCAACATTCTTACCGCCAATGGACTCAAGAAAGGTGCGCGCTTCATTTAAGTCAAACTCTCCTTCGTCGCCTTCAATGCTGACAAAAAATCCATCGTCGGTCACCTTTTTAAACCGTTCCGATTCAAATATCGGGTGGTTAAATCGGGGCAGTTTGTTAAAAATTAGCATGCCCACAAAGGCCGTGGCGGCGCCGGAAATGACCATTAATGCAAAGGCGACGGGGCTGTAAGCCTGGTAACTAAACAGCGGCTTTCCGGAAACCACCACCGGATAAGCGACGGAACCGGTCCACCATTGCAGCAGCACGCCAAAGGACAAACCGATGGCGGCAGTGATTCCGGAAACCCAGCCCAACATCGAACGTTTTTCGCCCATGGCTTTATCCAACCCGTGAATGGGAAAGGGCGAATAACAATCGAAATTTTTAAATCCTGAATTTCGCAGCTGTTCGGCCGCCTTTAGTAACTGCGCCGGATTTTCAAACTCTGCTAACATCATTACTCTTTTAGCCTGACTCATTTTGTTCCCTCCGCCTGATGGTGTTCATCATAATAGTGCGGATCGGCCTGCGGCAGAACGCCTTTGACCTCCGACATGGCAACCATGGGCAGCCAGCGCACAAAAAGCAGAAACAGGGTAAAAAACAGACCAAAAGCGCCGAGCATCATGCCAAAATCCACCCAGGTGGGTTTGAACATATCCCAGCTGGAAGGCAAAAAGTCGCGGTGCAGCGAAGTAATCACAATCACAAAGCGCTCAAACCACATGCCGATATTGACAAAGATGGAAATGACAAACATAACCGGGATACTGGTCCTGAACTTCTTAAACCATAACAACTGCGGAATAACCACATTGCTGATCACCATAATCCAGTATGCCCACCAGTACGGCCCAAAGGCGCGATTGATAAAGGTAAACTGTTCGTACTGGTTGCCGCCGTACCAGGCAATAAAAAACTCCATGGCGTAAGAATAGCCTACCATCATACCCGTCAGCAGAATCACTTTGTTGATTTTTTCCAGATGAGTTAAAGTAATGATGTGTTCCAGCTTAAACGCTTTACGAGCGATGATAGCCATGGTAAGCACCATGCCAAAGCCGGAAAAAATAGCGCCGGCCACAAAGTACGGCGGGAAAATGGTGGAATGCCAGCCCGGTAAAATGCTGGTCGCAAAATCGGTACTCACAATACTATGCACCGAAAGCACCAGCGGCGTGGAAAGTCCGGCCAGAATCAAATAAGCCATTTCGTAATGCTTCCAGTGTTTGTTGCTGCCGCGCCAGCCCAGCGAAAAAATGCCCAGCACAATTTTGCGCAGACGTGTTTTAGCCCGATCTCTCATGCTCGCCAGATCGGGAACCAGGCCGGTGTACCAGAAAATGAGCGAAACCGTAAAATAGGTGCCCACCGCAAAAAAGTCCCACAACAGAGGGCTGCGGAAATTAGGCCACATGGCCATTTGATTGGGCACGGGAAACATATAGTAAATAACCCAGATGCGTCCCACATGAATGCCGGGGAAAACCAGCGCGCAGGCAATGGCAAACAGGGTCATGGCCTCGGCAAAGCGGTTAATCGATGTTCGCCACTTCTGCCGCAGCAAAAATAAAATGGCCGAAATTAAGGTGCCGGCGTGTCCGATTCCTACCCAAAACACAAAGTTGACAATCGGAAAGCCCCAGCCCACAGGAACATTGTTGCCCCACACTCCAATACCGGTTCCAATCAGGTAACCAATCAAAACAAAGAGAATGAGCGCAAAAAAAGAACTGATGCCCATCAAAATGTACCACATCTTCGGCGGTTTGGGCCGTTCGGCAATAGAGCTCACATCTTCTGTAATGGAGTGAAAGGTAGGGTTCCCTTCAATTAACGGCGGCTCCTGTATTTGCGCAAGTTGCGCACGTTGCTCAAAAACACTCACGAGACCAATCCCCCTTCCATCTCTTTCTTTTGCAGACGTTTTTCAATTAAAGGATTTGGATTGCGCAGGCGCGCCAGATAACTGGTTCTGGTTTTTAAATTCAGACCAGACAGCAGATTGTAATCGCGATCCACCTGTTTCATTTTGCTCACGGCGCTGTTTGGATCGTTGATATTGCCAAAAACAATGGCATCGGCCGGGCAGGCCTGTTCACAGGCGGTTTTGATTTCGCCGTCGCGCACGGCGCGCCCTTCGTTTTTGGAATTGATTTTGGCCTGATTAATGCGCTGCACACAGTAGGTGCATTTTTCCATCACGCCGCGAGAACGCACGGTAACATCCGGATTCATGGCCATCTTTAAGGTGTCTGCCAGTCCGCCCGTGTAATTAAAAAAGTTGAAGCGGCGCACTTTAAAGGGACAGTTGTTGGAACAATAGCGCGTGCCGATGCAGCGATTGTAGGTCATTACGTTTAAACCTTCGGCGTCGTGCGTGGTGGCCTGCACCGGACACACCTGCTCGCAGGGCGCGTTTTCACACTGTGCGCAGGCCATGGGCTGGGCCACCATTTCCGGGTCTTCCAGCTCGCCTGCATAGTAACGATCCAGACGAATCCAGTGCATTTCGCGACCTTTTAACACCTGTTCTTTGCCCACAATGGGAATATTATTTTCACTCTGGCAGGCAACCACACAGGCATTGCAACCGGAGCAGGAATTAAGATCGATGGTCATGCCCCACTGGTAGCCTTCGTCGTACGCCCTCTCTTTCCACAGCGATTTAAGCGGCGGATGTTCTTCCATCTTTTCGGCAAAGTGCGGTTCGTTTTTGTACTCTTCCACCGTTGCCTCGCGCACCAGCGGACGTCCTTCCATTGAACCATGATCCTGTGTGGTGGCCATTTCTTCTTTTTCACCCGTCTTGCGCAGCCGGGCTCCAATGACAAAATTAAATCCGGCCAGGGTACGTAAAACGCTGGCATTAACGCCCACGCCGCTGGCTATTTTTCCGCCCGCCGTACGTCCGTAGCCCAGCAGCAGGCTCGCCGAGTGATCGGCGTGTCCGGGCTGAATCCACACCGGAATTTTGATCTTGTTCTGACCGACTTCCAATTCCACCACATCGCCATTACCCACCTGCAGGGCCTGCGCCGTTTTGGGACTGAGCAGTAAACCATTGCCCCAGGTCAACTTGGTCACCGGATCAGGCAGCTCCTGCAGCCAGCCGTTGTTGGCAAACCGTCCGTCAAACACGGTAGGCGAGGGCCGAAAAACCAGCTCCAGTATTTCATTGGCGGTCGATTTAGTCTGGAAAGCCTGTTCAGAAAGCGTTTTTAATGTAAGCGTCGGATTAAGCGCATCGCTCTTCTCCGGCGCCAGATAGCCGTCATTCAACACCTTTTTCCAGCGTTTTTCAAAGTTTTGTCCGGGCAGGATCTCTTTCCACGCGGCGCGCACCAGCTCGTAACCAGATGCCGCCAGGCCGGTGGTCAGTAAATGAACCACTTCAAGCGCGCTTTTCGAATCGTACAACGGGGCAATCATGGGCTGGGCCACACTCAAACTGCCGTCCGCATTACGTCCATCGCCCCAGGCTTCCAGATAATGGCTGAGCGGCAAATGCCAGTGGGCCTGCTGTGCCGTCTCGTCAAAATACAGTCCACAGTGGATGTGTGTTTTCAGCCTGCCCGCCGCCTGCTGCCAGTTTAAATCAACCGGCGCGTCATAGGCCGGATTCACATCCAGAGTGACCAGGGTTTCCACTTCACCGCTATTCATGGCGCGCACCAGATCGGCTAACTGATTTTTAGAAGGCAAAAGCGCATCCTGCAGAGGCAAATACTCCACGGTCGCCCCCACGTTGCCCAGAGTTTTATTCAGGGCCAGTACCAGCGCATGCACTTCCGCAGGCTGTGTTCTACCGGCGACGATTAAACTCTTTCCCTTATTTTTCATCAGGTCATCAGCCAGGGCGTTTAACCATACGGCATCCACCTTTAACGCATTGGCAGGTAAATCAATATCGAGCGCCAGCCCCCGTTTTTTCAGGGCATGAGCCAGCGCCAGCGCAAAAGCCCCCACCTGCTGTGTTTGTAAACGCAAACGATGATCGGCCATGCCGCCGGTAATGGAAAAGTGGTTTTCCACCACGTACAGACGATTCATTTCTTCGCCGGCCTTAAGGACTTTACGCCCCTTCGAAAAACCTTTATGGGCGGCGATATTTTCGCTTTCGCTGAGCAAAAAGTCAGCCTCCAGAGAGAGGATCACCTTAGCGCGCTCGTAATGGTAAAGCGGCCGTAAATCCTGGCCCGTTGCCAGCCGGATTCCGCGAAAAATGTTCTCATCGCTTACTGATTCGTAGGCAAACCAGCGGGCTTCCGGGAATTGTTGTTTAAAATTCTGATAGGCTTTGTAAAGCGCAGGACTGGAAAAAGAACGGCTTAAAACCGCCAGTTTTTTTCCCTTTCCCAGACGAGTTTTTTCAGAACGCCAGAAGGCAATAAAATCCGGCCAGGTCTTGATCGCGCCTTTAAAACGCACCTGTTTGGAGCGATCCGGATCGTACAATTCCAGCACAGACGCCTGCAACCAGGCGTTGGTCGCCCCCCGGGTAGAAGAGTGATCCGGATTACCCTCGATTTTGGTCGGACGACCGTCGTGGTTTTCCACCAGCAGGCCATAATTACTTAGCCCCACAGGCATGATGGTGGCGTAATACCTGGGCACGCCGGGGATGATATTTTCTGGCGCGACCACATAAGGCACAATTTTCTCCACCGGCCTGCGGCAACTTACCAGCCCGGCAAAGGCAATGGAAGCGCCCATCAGACCCAGGAACTTTCTGCGCGATACGCCATCGGCAACCTCTTCCACACTTTCGGGAAATTCGGCTGCTACAAATTTTTTGAATTCCGGCGTATCGGCCAATTGCTCCAGGCTTCTCCAATACTGCTTTCCTTCGTTCATATTCCCCCTTTTCATCTATGACACCCCGAACAATCGATTGGCGGTTTGATGTTTTTTTGTTGAATCAGTTGCATGGCAATTTCTAATTGGTTGGCAGGAGGCTGGTAGTTCATGGTGGTAATTTCTGAGGCGGGTCGCAAACTGGGGGCCGGATTATTGTGACAATCAAGACACCAGCTCATGCTTAATGGCTTTTCCTGATGCACTTTTTCCATGGCCGCCACATTGCCGTGACACGACTCGCACCCCACGCCAGCCGTAATGTGTGCGGAATGATCAAAATAGACGAAATCCGGCAAATCGTGCACCTTTGTCCACTCCAGCGGTTTGTTTTCAGCCATGCTTGCCCGAACGGGCAACAATTTGCGGCTTTCGGTTGCCACGCTGGAATGGCAATTCATGCAGGTTTGCGTGGGCGGCACGCTGGCCACCGCAGCCCGCTCCACATTTACATGGCAGTAACGGCAATCCAGGCCCAGATCGCCCACATGCAATTTATGACTGTACGGCACCGGTTGCTCCGGTTGATAACCAACATCCGTATATTGAGGCGAACCAAAATACCAGAAGAAAAAAACAACACCGATGATACCGCCTGCTGCGCCTATTAAAATAAATAGCGGTAATCGATTGGTCCATTTGGGAAAAATCTGCGCCAAGCTAATCTCCCTTCGTTAAACATTCTATGCTTCTTTAAATAGAAGCGACCATTCAGTTTGTAGCAAAAACAAAAAACTCCGACACAACTCAATGGAGCCTTTTGATTTTTATTCCAGAACCTAAATAAAAATCTCCACCACAATGACCACGAACAGAATGAATAGGTATTGAATCGACATAAAAAACAACCGTCGATAATCCTTTTCCGTTTGAGAAGCGCGTGCTTTAAAGGATTGGCGGATAAACCGAAACCCTAAAATGGCGGCGGCGGCGCCGTAAACCCAGCCGACCTTCTGCGAAAATACCAGCGTCAGACTGGCGGCAACCAGAATTAAAGTATAAAACACAATTTGATTGAGCGTGGAACGCTCGCCATGTATCACGGGCATCATCGGCAATTTACTTGCGCGATAATCGTCCGTGTAAAAAAGAGCTAATGCCCAAAAATGAGGCGGGGTCCAGAGAAAAATAATGAGAAACAAAATCCACGGTTCCCATGACATGGAACCGGTAGCGGCCACCCACACGCCCACAGGAGCCATGGCCCCGGCTGCTCCCCCAATGACAATATTCTGCGGGGTGGTCGGTTTTAAATATAAAGTGTAGAAAAAACTGTAAAATAAAAGCGTGACTAGCGAAAGCAGAGCGCTGTACCAGTTAAAAAAGAATCCAAAAATTAATACACCGCTTATGCCCATCAACAATGAAAAAATCAGCGCCCCTTTGTGACTGATCTTTTTTTGCGGCAGGGGACGTCGGCCGGCCGTACGTTTCATTAATGCATCGCGTTCTCGCTCAAAATATTGATTAAGCGCATTGGCCGAACCGCCTGTCAGGTAAAGAGCTACAAGCGCCAATAAGAAACGAAGTGGCTCGCGTAGCAAACTGCCTTCCAGAACCAACGACGTTGCTCCCGTAATAATCACCAGAAGCATGATTTCCGGCTTACTAAGTGTAAAATATTGTTTTATCTTTTCAATCATATAAACCTTCCAGATTCCGAGCACAGATAAAAGAAACATCTAAGAAAAAACCATTATTCCCAACTGATAAAAAAAATCACACAGAAATTAAAAAAAATGTCTTTTAAAGCGGATTCAATACTTAATCTCCACAAACCATTGCTAATGCTTTTGTAGCAAATCAATACACTACAAACCAAAGTATGCAAATAACGCAAGTGCGTGTGCAGAATTTGCTCACATGACTTTTAAATCGACACTATTTTAGAATCAACTTAAAATCTTATTCTTGAAAATAAAGGAGTTACGAGCGCTTCTAACTTTATGGCATGGCCTTTGCCTGTTACAATGCAAAACCAAAAATGTTAAACCAATTAAAAGGAGGTCAATTATGATCCAAACAAGTAACTACCGTGGATGGCTAAGAGGACTTTTCCTGCTCTTAGGGATTCTTCTCAGCTTTTCCCTCACCGCTCAGGCGCAGGACTATTATGTTATAGCGTCCCAACCGGATGCTGATAGTTCGGAATACTTTTATGAAGAAGGCGCCACGCTTTACATGACCGTTTATTCCCAGAATCTTGATTTCAATAACATGAAAAAGATGAAATGGGAAATCGAGAAAGATATGGATTATGGGCATGAAGATGGTATGGAGGATGATTCTGGAATGGATTTCGAAGGCGTCTTCACCAACAATATGGATGGTTCTTTCAGCGCCTCTTTCGATCTTAGCCAACTGCCCATGGCTGGTCTGTGGAAATGGAAAGCGGAGCTTGAAGACGAGCACGGCAATGAGGTTAAATTTAAAGCCGCTTTTAGCTACATCAACCCGAGCGATGATTCGGTACATCAGTACCTGGAGTTGAAAGGTATCATTTCTGAAATTAACGGCGACACTCTATTTATTGGAGATTACGCTTTCGTTGTGGATTCAAACACTGTAATCATTGGCCACGAAGACAACATGCTCAATTTTTCAGACCTTATGGTCGGCGATTATGTAGAAGTTGAAAGCCGTGGACTGTATGACAATGTTTACCTTGCCATCAAGATCGAACTGGAAGATAAAGATGATTATGAAGACGATGGCCATCATGAAATGGAATTCAAGGGAAAAATCGAATCTATTACAGACTCCTCTATCGTTGTGAATGGCAACCAGTTTAAGATTACTGCTCAAACCATAATCCGTAACCGTCATGAAATGACCATTCAGATCGGTGATCTGGCTGTGGGCATGTTTGTTGAAGTAAAAGCCAGGCTTATGAATCGAGAAATGATCGCCCTTAAAATTGAGATCGAAGATTATGATGATCACGCCTATAAGTTTGAAATTGAAGGTATGATCGATTCTTTAAATACGAATTATTTGATCATCGGCGGACAAAAAGTTTACTTCGATTCGACCACGGTTGTTAAGCTCAGCCACCACGACATGGGCAGCGTAAGCGATTTACAGGTAGGTCAATATGTAGAAGTTAAAGTCATATTAACGGCTGACGGCGCCTTATGGGCCATTAAAATTGAAATTGAAGATTCTGACAATTACAGTCAGGAAATCAAGTTTAAAGGCGTAATTGATTCGGTTGGCGTTAACTTTTTGATTGTCTCCGACAGACTGGTTTACGTGGACGACAGCACAGAAATTTACTGGGCACACAATGTAAGCATGAGCTTTAGCGAACTGCAAAAAGGACTGGTTGTTAAAGTTGAAGGCATTCTGCAAAATGACGGCAGCATTCTGGCTCAAGAAATCAAAGTAAAAGAACTGTGGAATAATTACATAGAAGTTGAAGGCGTGGTAGAATCTATCGACGCTGATGGCTTTACCGTCCAGGGCGTTTACTTTTACGTGGATTCGACCACCCTGTTTTTCACCAGCCACTATCAGATTTTAACTTTCAACGACCTCAAAACAGGCGATTGGGTGGAAGTTAAAGCGCTTCCGATGGCCGACGGTTCATTGGTGGCTCTTAAAGTTCACGTGGAAGATGGCGATAAAACGCACCTCAGCGTTACCGGTGAAATTCAATCCATCACCATGGATTCGATTCGTGTGAATAATCTGAACTTTGCCATTGACTCCAGCACCATCGTCTATGATTTGCAGGATGCTCAGGTTGATATCTCTGCGCTGAAGGTCGGTCAGATCGTTGAAGTAAAAGCATTGATTTTGCAAGACGGAACTTTCCAGGCCGTAAAGATCGAAATTGAATACGATCCCGACATGGTTTCTGTAACCAGTTCTCTGGGTGGAAAGACCGAATCCAGCATCATTATTCTTAACACGGAATACACTATTACCTCTAACACCGTCATTCTGGACAGCAGCTTTAATGTAATCGATTACACCTCGCTGCAGCCAGGTGATGAGGTAACGGTTTGGGCCGTTTCCAGCTCGGGCGGCAATGAAGCGCTGCAAATTCAAACGCTTTCTACTTCAAGCGTTACAGCCATCGAAAATCAATCTCAGGTTATTCGTGGTTTCGAATTGAAACAGAACTATCCGAACCCGTTCAACCCCACCACCACCATTGAGTTCTCTTTGAATCAAAGCGGTTTCGAAAAAGTTAGTCTGACCGTTTACAACATCCTTGGCAAAAAGGTTAAAACTCTGTACAATGGTGTGCTGGATCGCGGCACCTACCGTTTCGAATGGAACGGAACCAACGAAGCCAACCAGCCTGTTGCCTCTGGCCTGTATTTCTACAGACTGCAGGTTAAAAACCAGGCTTCCGTAAAACAAATGATTTTAATCAAATAAAACTAAAATTTGGCACGCATGATAGCGCCCATAACCTTACTCACCGCTGATGGTGAGTAAGGTTATTTTTAAATACGAAAGAGGAGTTGATATGCGGATAGAAGAGTTACATTTAATCGATAACAGTATGCCCTCTCTGCTGGAACTTGCGAATTATCTGCATCAAAAAAAGGATGCCTTTGAACTGCTCACGAAATTCATGCAGCAACTTGAGATGTCTATTAACAAAACATCGTTTACACACAGCGCCCGCGTGGCCCTGCTGGCTGAAACATTGGGCACCGCTGTTAATCTTTCTGCCAATGAATTATATTTATTAAAAAGGTCTGCCTATTTACATGATATAGGGAAAATATTTTTACCCGTGAAATTATTTCAAAAAAAAGAAGAATTGAATGCCAAAGAATGGAAGATGATTCGTCTGCATCCGGAATTAGGCGCCTCTCTCATCAGACAAATTCCTCACCTAAAACCCTTGCTGGCAGGAATCTTATTTCATCATGAACGGTATAATGGAAGCGGCTATCCCTTTGGCTTAAGTGAACAACAAATCCCTTTAATAAGTCGCATCATCGGCCTGGTAGATTGTTTTGAAGCATTGATCGCTCCAAGACCTTACCACACTCCCTTAACTTTGCAACAGGCATTAAGTACAATGGAAAAACAAAAAAATCAGGGGCTGTGGGATCCGTATTTATTTGAAGTGTTTGTAGAGATAACCACCGATTCAGATTATTTTGTGGATAAACGTCCCGTTGATATTAACCTGGTCAAAAATTAATAGACAGGGTAATGCTTTGCCTGTCGAATGTCGTTATTGAAACGCGAACACTTTGTCTTTCATAATTACTCCACATTGCATCAAAAACAGAAGAAAGCCACACACCAGCCGTTACAATAACTCCGGCCTTTCTTAATTTGTACCATCTGTTATAATCATCATAGGCCGCATCCAATTTCGTAATATCATCAACAGCCCTGTACTTTTGGTGATAATGGTTTTCAAGAATGGCGGCGCTGGCAGTGGCCGCCGATGCCACAAGGAAGCTCGAAAAAAACAGCGCGGCTCTCTTTTTTTGCCCTTTGTAGTACTGCCCCCAGCCAGGGAGAAACACAGAACGAAGGCTGGCCGCGGGCCTTTTGTCAGAGATAAAAACATAGCGAATGGCCGCCGGTTTTTCTTTAAACCTCCCCTGCTTAAACTCCTTTTTCAACGCATTGTAATAGGCAATAATTTTAGGCGAAGTGGTAATCGGATCAAATTCGTAACCGGGATCTAACTCAAGAATGGTTAAAAACTGAACTCTGGCCGAATCCAGTTTCCTTAAATTAAAATACGCAAAGCCCAGATATTTGTGAATTTCAATCAATTCGTCGGGCGTAAATGAGCTTGCATCCTTAAGTAATTGCTGGCCATAGGAAATGGTTTTTTCAAATTCAAGGGATTCGTAATACGCTTTTAACGGCGCTAATGGTTGTGAGTGGGCAGTAGTGGTGGCAATAAAAAAAAACATCCACAGTAGTAAGATTTTACCGGGCGTAAATAATTTTAAAAACGGCCTGATTGTACGGCGATCGAACCACCAACCAGTAGATCCCTGAAGAAACGAGCTGTCCTTTTTCATTTTGAGCCTGCCAGATAAAATGTTTACTGCCTCCCGTTGCCATACCATTGAACAACGACTTAATGTGTTGCCCTTTCAGATTATAAATATCTATCCGATACGAAGCAAGTCGGGG
This sequence is a window from Caldithrix abyssi DSM 13497. Protein-coding genes within it:
- a CDS encoding TAT-variant-translocated molybdopterin oxidoreductase — encoded protein: MNEGKQYWRSLEQLADTPEFKKFVAAEFPESVEEVADGVSRRKFLGLMGASIAFAGLVSCRRPVEKIVPYVVAPENIIPGVPRYYATIMPVGLSNYGLLVENHDGRPTKIEGNPDHSSTRGATNAWLQASVLELYDPDRSKQVRFKGAIKTWPDFIAFWRSEKTRLGKGKKLAVLSRSFSSPALYKAYQNFKQQFPEARWFAYESVSDENIFRGIRLATGQDLRPLYHYERAKVILSLEADFLLSESENIAAHKGFSKGRKVLKAGEEMNRLYVVENHFSITGGMADHRLRLQTQQVGAFALALAHALKKRGLALDIDLPANALKVDAVWLNALADDLMKNKGKSLIVAGRTQPAEVHALVLALNKTLGNVGATVEYLPLQDALLPSKNQLADLVRAMNSGEVETLVTLDVNPAYDAPVDLNWQQAAGRLKTHIHCGLYFDETAQQAHWHLPLSHYLEAWGDGRNADGSLSVAQPMIAPLYDSKSALEVVHLLTTGLAASGYELVRAAWKEILPGQNFEKRWKKVLNDGYLAPEKSDALNPTLTLKTLSEQAFQTKSTANEILELVFRPSPTVFDGRFANNGWLQELPDPVTKLTWGNGLLLSPKTAQALQVGNGDVVELEVGQNKIKIPVWIQPGHADHSASLLLGYGRTAGGKIASGVGVNASVLRTLAGFNFVIGARLRKTGEKEEMATTQDHGSMEGRPLVREATVEEYKNEPHFAEKMEEHPPLKSLWKERAYDEGYQWGMTIDLNSCSGCNACVVACQSENNIPIVGKEQVLKGREMHWIRLDRYYAGELEDPEMVAQPMACAQCENAPCEQVCPVQATTHDAEGLNVMTYNRCIGTRYCSNNCPFKVRRFNFFNYTGGLADTLKMAMNPDVTVRSRGVMEKCTYCVQRINQAKINSKNEGRAVRDGEIKTACEQACPADAIVFGNINDPNSAVSKMKQVDRDYNLLSGLNLKTRTSYLARLRNPNPLIEKRLQKKEMEGGLVS
- a CDS encoding heme o synthase — protein: MIEKIKQYFTLSKPEIMLLVIITGATSLVLEGSLLREPLRFLLALVALYLTGGSANALNQYFERERDALMKRTAGRRPLPQKKISHKGALIFSLLMGISGVLIFGFFFNWYSALLSLVTLLFYSFFYTLYLKPTTPQNIVIGGAAGAMAPVGVWVAATGSMSWEPWILFLIIFLWTPPHFWALALFYTDDYRASKLPMMPVIHGERSTLNQIVFYTLILVAASLTLVFSQKVGWVYGAAAAILGFRFIRQSFKARASQTEKDYRRLFFMSIQYLFILFVVIVVEIFI
- a CDS encoding cytochrome c3 family protein, producing the protein MAQIFPKWTNRLPLFILIGAAGGIIGVVFFFWYFGSPQYTDVGYQPEQPVPYSHKLHVGDLGLDCRYCHVNVERAAVASVPPTQTCMNCHSSVATESRKLLPVRASMAENKPLEWTKVHDLPDFVYFDHSAHITAGVGCESCHGNVAAMEKVHQEKPLSMSWCLDCHNNPAPSLRPASEITTMNYQPPANQLEIAMQLIQQKNIKPPIDCSGCHR